The following proteins are encoded in a genomic region of Sorangiineae bacterium MSr12523:
- a CDS encoding DUF2277 domain-containing protein → MCRNIRVLLNFTPPTTEEEIRAAALQYVRKVSGTRKPSKANQEIFDRAVDEIARITGHVVHGMETHSPPRTRENEAAKAKARGAKRYALTTRREAS, encoded by the coding sequence ATGTGCCGCAACATCCGCGTCCTTCTCAATTTCACGCCTCCCACGACCGAGGAGGAAATTCGGGCGGCCGCCCTGCAATACGTCCGCAAGGTGAGCGGCACGCGCAAACCGTCGAAGGCCAATCAGGAGATCTTCGACCGCGCGGTGGATGAAATTGCGCGCATCACCGGCCATGTGGTGCATGGAATGGAGACGCACAGCCCCCCGCGCACGCGCGAAAACGAAGCCGCCAAGGCCAAGGCCCGTGGCGCGAAACGCTACGCGCTCACGACTCGGCGGGAGGCGTCGTGA